In Paracoccus jeotgali, the following are encoded in one genomic region:
- a CDS encoding DUF1285 domain-containing protein: MVKPPKDTSQPGQAADRAAGIAEAAAREGLRGPAPVHLWTPPYCGEMDLVIRADGSWWHEGSPIGRPAMVRMFANILKFEEGRHYLVTPVEKIGIQVEDAPFIAVDVDLGDDIVFHTNIGDSARLDADHPLTIEGTPDLPRPYVAIRNGLRARIDRKSFYRLAERATPGPDGRLGVRSAGLFHELESSWQGSPQT; encoded by the coding sequence ATGGTCAAACCACCCAAGGACACGTCCCAGCCCGGTCAGGCGGCGGATCGCGCAGCCGGCATCGCCGAGGCTGCCGCGCGCGAAGGCTTGCGTGGCCCGGCGCCGGTGCATCTGTGGACCCCCCCCTATTGCGGCGAGATGGATCTGGTCATCCGCGCCGATGGCAGCTGGTGGCACGAGGGCTCGCCCATCGGCCGGCCGGCCATGGTCCGCATGTTCGCCAATATCCTCAAATTCGAAGAGGGGCGGCATTATCTGGTGACGCCGGTCGAAAAGATCGGCATCCAGGTCGAGGACGCCCCCTTTATCGCTGTCGATGTCGATCTGGGCGACGACATCGTCTTTCATACCAATATCGGTGATTCTGCGCGGCTGGATGCCGACCACCCCCTGACCATCGAGGGCACGCCCGACCTGCCCCGGCCCTATGTCGCGATCCGAAACGGGCTGCGCGCCCGGATCGACCGCAAGAGTTTTTACCGTTTGGCAGAACGCGCCACCCCCGGTCCTGATGGCCGGCTCGGGGTGCGCTCTGCGGGTCTTTTTCACGAGTTGGAGTCATCATGGCAAGGTTCGCCGCAAACCTGA
- a CDS encoding DUF58 domain-containing protein, which translates to MNGTGASTAALRAQAEAAANALPPLTLSAGPAALNFGHGAHGLRRPGSGEDFWQYRLAHQGDTAAAIDWRRSARGDLQFVRDRERQVARRATFWIGRGAGMGYAGQGTAPGGARESKLDRARLIALALSLSMIRAGERVGMLGAQAGTGAVQASRMTETLARLLPLPSEIDSPDPTSLRRGQAIILMDDFLYQDKALDAFLHAVSGIGSGGIMLQILHPDEEDFPFEGAIRFETQGGLTHQTRDANGLRDAYRTRLSLRRTALAEMAAQAGFIFGTHHLGQPVSQALIWAHGALTAR; encoded by the coding sequence GTGAACGGCACCGGCGCCAGCACGGCCGCGCTGCGCGCGCAGGCCGAGGCGGCAGCCAATGCCCTGCCGCCCCTGACCCTGTCCGCCGGTCCCGCCGCGCTGAATTTCGGTCACGGCGCGCATGGTCTGCGCCGCCCCGGCTCGGGCGAGGATTTCTGGCAATACCGCCTCGCGCATCAGGGCGACACCGCCGCCGCCATCGACTGGCGCCGCTCGGCCCGGGGCGATCTGCAATTCGTCCGCGACCGCGAGCGGCAGGTGGCGCGGCGCGCGACCTTCTGGATCGGGCGCGGCGCGGGGATGGGCTATGCCGGGCAGGGGACGGCACCGGGCGGGGCGCGCGAAAGCAAGCTCGACCGCGCCCGGCTGATCGCACTGGCGCTGTCGCTCTCGATGATCCGGGCGGGCGAGCGGGTGGGGATGCTGGGCGCGCAGGCCGGGACCGGCGCCGTGCAGGCCAGCCGCATGACCGAGACGCTGGCGCGGCTGCTGCCGCTGCCCTCGGAAATCGACAGCCCCGACCCGACCAGCCTGCGGCGCGGGCAGGCGATCATCCTGATGGACGATTTTCTGTATCAGGACAAGGCGCTGGATGCCTTTCTTCATGCCGTTTCGGGGATTGGCTCGGGCGGCATCATGCTGCAGATCCTGCACCCGGACGAGGAGGATTTCCCCTTCGAGGGCGCGATCCGCTTCGAAACTCAGGGCGGGCTGACCCACCAGACCCGCGACGCGAACGGCCTGCGTGACGCCTACCGGACGCGCCTGTCGCTGCGGCGCACGGCACTGGCCGAGATGGCGGCGCAGGCGGGGTTCATCTTCGGCACGCATCATCTGGGGCAGCCGGTGTCGCAGGCGTTGATCTGGGCGCATGGGGCGCTGACGGCGCGGTAA
- a CDS encoding LpxI family protein, which yields MSRTAIIAGQGALAPSIAARLDNPVIAALEGFSPPMPHQSFRLERLVPFFDWLTTQGVDRVTFAGAVRRPRLDPEAFDPRTASLVPRILAAMQTGDDAALREVVALFEEAGFTVAGTAEIAPELVPGPGILCGEPSAADIDDATRAAEIVEGLGHLDIGQGAVVAQGLCLAVETLPGTEAMLDFVALHRDQRPRLNGPRGVLWKAPKPGQDRRIDLPSIGPDTVGQVARAGLGGVAWQSGGVILLEAEETAEQARAAGVFLWSR from the coding sequence ATGAGCCGCACCGCCATCATCGCCGGTCAGGGCGCGCTGGCGCCCTCGATCGCCGCGCGGCTGGACAATCCGGTCATCGCGGCGTTGGAAGGGTTCTCGCCACCCATGCCGCATCAGAGCTTTCGGCTCGAGCGGCTGGTCCCCTTCTTCGACTGGCTGACCACGCAGGGCGTAGACCGCGTGACCTTTGCCGGGGCCGTGCGTCGCCCGCGTCTCGACCCCGAGGCGTTCGATCCGCGCACCGCCAGCCTGGTGCCGCGCATCCTTGCCGCCATGCAGACCGGCGACGATGCCGCCCTGCGCGAGGTTGTGGCGCTGTTCGAAGAGGCCGGCTTTACCGTCGCCGGCACCGCCGAAATCGCACCGGAACTGGTCCCCGGCCCCGGCATCCTGTGCGGAGAGCCGAGTGCCGCCGACATCGACGACGCCACCCGCGCCGCCGAGATCGTCGAGGGGCTGGGACATCTGGATATCGGGCAGGGCGCGGTGGTGGCGCAGGGCCTGTGCCTCGCCGTCGAGACCCTGCCGGGGACCGAAGCGATGCTGGATTTCGTGGCCCTGCACCGCGATCAGCGGCCGCGCCTGAACGGGCCACGCGGGGTGCTGTGGAAGGCGCCGAAGCCGGGGCAGGACCGGCGCATTGACCTGCCCTCGATCGGGCCGGACACGGTTGGGCAGGTGGCGCGGGCCGGTCTGGGCGGGGTGGCGTGGCAATCGGGCGGGGTGATCCTGCTCGAGGCGGAAGAGACCGCGGAACAGGCCCGCGCGGCAGGCGTTTTCTTGTGGTCGCGTTAG
- the fabZ gene encoding 3-hydroxyacyl-ACP dehydratase FabZ, protein MADTTPAEADIGLIQRMIPHRYPFLLIDRVRDIVPHKSGVGIKNVTINEPHFQGHFPGQPVMPGVTIVEAMAQTAAVVVCASLDLADKGMKTYFMAIDKVKFRRMVVPGDVLELHVEARRGGGRIWKFAGRAMVGDELACEAEFTAMMDQSATATSTADAPAAGRNDG, encoded by the coding sequence ATGGCCGACACCACCCCTGCCGAAGCCGATATCGGCCTGATCCAGCGGATGATCCCGCATCGCTATCCGTTCCTGCTGATCGACCGGGTCCGCGACATCGTGCCCCATAAATCCGGGGTCGGGATCAAGAACGTCACCATCAACGAGCCGCATTTCCAGGGCCATTTCCCCGGCCAGCCGGTCATGCCCGGCGTCACCATCGTCGAGGCGATGGCCCAGACGGCGGCGGTGGTGGTCTGCGCCAGCCTCGATCTGGCCGACAAGGGGATGAAGACCTATTTCATGGCCATCGACAAGGTCAAGTTCCGCCGCATGGTGGTGCCGGGCGACGTGCTGGAACTGCATGTCGAGGCGCGGCGCGGCGGCGGGCGGATCTGGAAATTCGCCGGCCGCGCCATGGTCGGCGATGAACTGGCCTGCGAGGCGGAATTTACCGCGATGATGGACCAGTCCGCGACCGCGACCTCGACCGCCGATGCCCCCGCTGCTGGCCGCAATGACGGCTGA
- the lpxA gene encoding acyl-ACP--UDP-N-acetylglucosamine O-acyltransferase, giving the protein MTADTRIHPSAIVEAGAELGQGVEIGPFCVIGPRVRLGDGVRLASHVVIGGDTRIGAETRIFPFASIGQEPQDLKFRGEDTRLEIGARNRIREYVTMNPGTSGGGGLTRIGDDGLFMASCHVGHDCRIGDRVILVNSVAVAGHCVIEDDVIVGGLSGIHQFVRIGQGAMIGALSMVTADVVPHGLVQAPRAGLDGLNLVGLKRRGISRAELAELRAALQRLHGGALRPTAQEMQDEQNGPLVQQMLDFILGPSDRSFLKPL; this is encoded by the coding sequence ATGACGGCTGACACACGCATCCACCCCTCGGCCATTGTCGAGGCCGGGGCCGAGCTGGGGCAGGGGGTCGAGATCGGCCCGTTCTGCGTCATCGGCCCCCGCGTCAGGCTGGGCGACGGGGTGCGGCTGGCCTCTCATGTGGTGATCGGCGGCGACACCCGGATCGGGGCAGAGACGCGCATCTTTCCCTTTGCCTCGATCGGGCAAGAGCCGCAGGATCTCAAGTTCCGGGGCGAGGATACGCGGCTGGAAATCGGCGCCCGCAACCGCATCCGCGAATATGTCACCATGAACCCCGGCACCAGCGGCGGGGGCGGGCTGACCCGCATCGGCGATGACGGGCTGTTCATGGCCAGCTGCCATGTCGGCCATGACTGCCGGATCGGGGACCGGGTGATCCTGGTCAACTCGGTCGCCGTCGCCGGTCATTGCGTGATCGAGGATGACGTCATCGTCGGCGGGCTGTCCGGCATCCACCAATTCGTCCGTATCGGGCAGGGCGCGATGATCGGCGCGCTGTCGATGGTGACCGCGGATGTCGTCCCGCACGGGCTGGTGCAGGCCCCGCGCGCGGGGCTGGACGGGCTGAACCTTGTCGGGCTGAAACGGCGCGGCATCAGCCGGGCCGAGCTGGCCGAACTGCGCGCGGCCCTTCAGCGCCTGCATGGCGGCGCGCTGCGCCCCACCGCGCAAGAGATGCAGGACGAGCAGAACGGCCCGCTGGTGCAGCAGATGCTCGACTTCATCCTCGGGCCCTCGGACCGCAGCTTTCTGAAGCCGTTATGA
- a CDS encoding DUF4159 domain-containing protein — translation MMMLGPIGFAAPWLLLGLAALPLLWWLLRALPPVPRRVRFPGTVLLAGLVDPQPVARRTPWWLLMLRLLAVAAAVLAFAAPIWRPVADPAPEDALLIVMDAGATAAPGWAAARSRAISAAEGAMSRGAPVALLLADGQQTAALTFSADDSLPAALRAAQPQPWPAAYPPDPAPLLEHAPAAGLGTLWLSDGLDHPNRAAWLIALAARGTVRVVPPATPPHVLRMTRDGHPPGFEVQATTPTAPDILALGPDPQGIPRELARLTPGPAQVEAGITRRPVTADLPPELLGRVTRFQLDGVESAAAVVLGDDRLRRPVMAVVGPGPSADEGQALLSPRHFILSALDGPARAIEAGLSDAIAAKPDVIVILDRAGLPAAGPLAEWVAGGGMLIRFAGPRMAAAPDLALEPLLPVALRPGGRDMGGALSWGEPRAIAPFDPDGPFAGLTVPRDVTVRAQLMAEPSPDLSARSIAVLSDGTPLVTRAGYGQGQLVLFHSTANADWSSLPISGLFVQMLQRLIDGAGREIADTPSLTEGGSWTPLRLLDGFGRWNDSPDPVPVAAEVLAQGASPQVPAGIYASGERVVAVNAGAPIARAEWPGAQIEAAGAPGLPLQAWLLLLAALALMLDLLGSAALRGGVQRRGGLVAILALALLIAPQDLRAQEGLIPDLLLPYNPLPPSESEAPETAQLDPDLVRAASHFALAYVLTGDPELDGLSRAGLTGLSQTLAARTTVEPSAPVGVDLETADLSLLAFLYWPVGDRQPLPSAQAYLRLNRFLRGGGMILFDSRDADLAGSSADASGDLRRLAGPLDMPQLQIVPRDHVLTRSFYLLDSLPGRFDGGQVWVAADAAPEGGAAVNDGVSPVVIGGNAWAEAWAVDQRGLPLFAVGSGFDGERQREIAHRFGVNLIMYVLTGNYKSDQIHVPALLQRLQREQLR, via the coding sequence ATGATGATGCTGGGACCGATCGGCTTTGCCGCGCCCTGGCTGCTGCTGGGGCTGGCCGCGCTGCCGCTGCTGTGGTGGCTGCTGCGCGCGCTGCCGCCGGTGCCGCGCCGGGTGCGCTTTCCGGGGACGGTGCTGCTGGCCGGGCTGGTCGATCCGCAGCCGGTGGCGCGGCGCACGCCGTGGTGGCTGCTGATGCTGCGCCTGCTGGCGGTGGCGGCGGCGGTGCTGGCCTTTGCCGCGCCGATCTGGCGCCCGGTGGCCGACCCCGCGCCCGAGGACGCCTTGCTTATCGTCATGGACGCGGGCGCCACCGCCGCGCCCGGCTGGGCCGCCGCCCGCAGCCGCGCCATTTCAGCGGCCGAGGGCGCGATGTCGCGCGGCGCGCCGGTGGCCCTGCTGCTGGCCGATGGGCAACAGACCGCCGCCCTGACCTTCAGCGCCGATGACAGCCTGCCGGCCGCCTTGCGCGCCGCGCAGCCGCAGCCTTGGCCCGCCGCCTATCCGCCCGATCCGGCCCCGCTGCTGGAACACGCGCCCGCCGCCGGGCTGGGGACGCTGTGGCTCAGCGACGGGCTGGACCATCCGAACCGCGCCGCCTGGCTGATTGCGCTGGCCGCGCGCGGCACGGTCCGCGTGGTCCCGCCCGCCACGCCGCCGCATGTGCTGCGCATGACCCGCGACGGCCACCCGCCCGGTTTCGAGGTGCAGGCGACCACCCCGACCGCGCCCGACATTCTGGCGCTCGGCCCCGATCCACAGGGCATCCCGCGCGAACTCGCGCGGCTGACGCCCGGCCCGGCGCAGGTTGAGGCCGGCATCACCCGCCGCCCCGTCACCGCGGATCTGCCGCCGGAACTGCTCGGCCGGGTCACGCGGTTTCAGCTGGACGGGGTCGAGTCCGCCGCCGCTGTCGTGCTGGGCGATGACCGCTTGCGGCGCCCGGTGATGGCGGTCGTCGGCCCCGGCCCAAGCGCGGATGAGGGGCAGGCGCTGCTGTCGCCACGACACTTCATCCTCAGCGCGCTGGACGGTCCGGCCCGAGCGATCGAGGCGGGGCTGTCCGACGCCATCGCCGCCAAGCCCGATGTCATCGTGATCCTCGACCGCGCCGGTCTGCCGGCCGCGGGGCCGCTGGCCGAGTGGGTCGCCGGGGGCGGGATGCTGATCCGCTTTGCCGGGCCGCGCATGGCCGCCGCCCCCGATCTGGCGCTCGAGCCGTTGCTGCCGGTTGCGCTGCGGCCGGGCGGGCGCGACATGGGCGGCGCGCTGAGCTGGGGCGAGCCGCGGGCGATCGCGCCCTTTGACCCCGACGGCCCCTTTGCCGGGCTGACCGTGCCGCGGGATGTGACCGTCCGTGCGCAGCTGATGGCCGAACCCTCGCCCGATCTGTCGGCGCGCAGCATTGCGGTGCTGTCCGACGGCACGCCCTTGGTGACGCGGGCGGGTTACGGGCAGGGGCAGCTGGTGCTGTTTCACTCGACCGCCAATGCCGACTGGTCCTCGCTGCCGATTTCGGGGCTGTTCGTGCAGATGCTGCAACGGCTGATCGACGGCGCCGGACGCGAGATCGCCGACACGCCCAGCCTGACCGAGGGCGGCAGCTGGACGCCGCTGCGCCTGCTGGATGGCTTTGGCCGCTGGAACGATTCGCCCGACCCGGTGCCGGTCGCGGCCGAGGTGCTGGCGCAAGGCGCCTCGCCCCAGGTGCCCGCCGGCATCTATGCCTCGGGTGAGCGGGTGGTCGCGGTGAATGCGGGCGCGCCCATCGCCCGCGCCGAGTGGCCGGGCGCGCAGATCGAGGCCGCCGGCGCGCCGGGCCTGCCGCTTCAGGCGTGGCTGCTGCTGCTGGCGGCACTGGCGCTGATGCTCGACCTGCTGGGCAGCGCGGCGCTGCGTGGCGGGGTGCAGCGCCGGGGCGGGCTGGTCGCGATACTGGCGCTGGCGCTGCTGATCGCGCCGCAGGACCTGCGCGCGCAGGAGGGTCTGATCCCCGACCTGTTGCTGCCCTATAACCCGCTGCCCCCTTCCGAAAGCGAGGCGCCGGAGACCGCGCAGCTTGACCCCGATCTGGTCCGGGCGGCCTCGCATTTCGCGCTCGCCTATGTGCTGACCGGCGATCCCGAACTGGACGGGCTGTCCCGCGCCGGGCTGACCGGGCTGTCGCAGACGCTGGCCGCGCGCACCACGGTCGAGCCATCCGCCCCCGTCGGGGTCGATCTGGAAACCGCCGATCTGTCGCTGCTGGCGTTTCTTTACTGGCCAGTCGGGGACCGCCAGCCGCTGCCCTCGGCGCAGGCCTATCTGCGGCTGAACCGATTTTTGCGCGGCGGTGGGATGATCCTGTTTGACAGCCGCGACGCCGATCTGGCCGGCAGCAGCGCCGATGCCTCGGGCGATCTGCGCCGGCTCGCGGGGCCGCTGGACATGCCGCAGCTGCAGATCGTGCCGCGCGATCATGTGCTGACGCGCAGCTTCTATCTGCTCGACAGTCTGCCCGGCCGCTTTGACGGGGGCCAGGTCTGGGTCGCTGCCGACGCCGCACCCGAGGGCGGGGCGGCGGTCAATGACGGCGTCTCGCCCGTCGTCATCGGCGGCAATGCCTGGGCCGAGGCCTGGGCGGTGGATCAGCGCGGCCTGCCGCTGTTCGCCGTGGGCAGCGGCTTTGACGGCGAGCGGCAGCGCGAAATCGCCCATCGCTTCGGCGTGAACCTGATCATGTATGTGCTGACCGGCAACTATAAATCCGACCAGATCCACGTCCCCGCCCTGCTGCAGCGATTGCAGCGCGAGCAGTTGCGATGA
- a CDS encoding AAA family ATPase: protein MTTDDKLVDEILTLGARLIEARASIERRFVGQHEVVEQVLAAILSGGHALLVGQPGLGKTMLVDTLATVLGLEDARIQFTPDLMPADILGSEVLDQTADGRRAFRFVEGPVFTQLLMADEINRASPRTQSALLQAMQEGQVTVGGAHRPLGRPFHVLATQNPIEQEGTYPLPEAQLDRFLMQIDVDYPDRDTERAILLATTGVMDDAPHAVLQPGELLAAQALIRRMPVGESVVSAILDLVRALRPGPDAEPWVAEALSWGPGPRAAQALMLVTRARAVLNGRFAPTLDDVQAMAAPVLRHRMALSFAARAAGQSIDGLIARVRDTQGRQAA, encoded by the coding sequence ATGACCACCGATGACAAACTGGTTGACGAGATCCTGACCCTTGGCGCCCGCCTGATCGAGGCCCGCGCCAGCATCGAGCGGCGCTTTGTCGGCCAGCACGAGGTTGTCGAGCAGGTTCTGGCGGCGATCCTGTCGGGCGGCCACGCGCTGCTGGTCGGGCAGCCGGGGCTGGGCAAGACGATGCTGGTCGATACGCTTGCGACGGTTCTGGGGCTGGAAGACGCGCGCATCCAGTTCACCCCCGATTTGATGCCCGCCGATATCCTGGGGTCCGAGGTTCTGGACCAGACCGCCGATGGCCGCCGCGCCTTCCGCTTTGTCGAGGGGCCGGTCTTTACCCAGCTTCTGATGGCGGATGAGATCAACCGCGCGAGCCCGCGCACCCAGTCCGCCCTGCTGCAGGCCATGCAAGAGGGGCAGGTCACCGTCGGCGGCGCGCACCGTCCGCTGGGCCGGCCCTTTCATGTGCTGGCGACCCAGAACCCCATTGAACAGGAAGGCACCTATCCGCTGCCCGAGGCGCAGCTCGACCGGTTCCTGATGCAGATCGACGTCGATTACCCCGACCGCGACACCGAACGCGCGATCCTGCTGGCCACGACCGGCGTCATGGATGACGCGCCCCATGCGGTGCTGCAACCGGGCGAGCTGCTGGCCGCGCAGGCGCTGATCCGGCGGATGCCGGTGGGCGAATCGGTGGTCAGCGCGATCCTCGATCTGGTGCGCGCGCTTCGGCCCGGTCCCGACGCCGAGCCCTGGGTGGCCGAGGCGCTCAGCTGGGGGCCGGGGCCGCGCGCAGCGCAGGCGCTGATGCTGGTGACGCGCGCGCGGGCGGTGCTAAACGGCCGCTTCGCGCCGACGCTGGACGATGTGCAGGCGATGGCCGCGCCGGTGCTGCGGCACCGCATGGCGCTCAGCTTTGCGGCCCGCGCGGCGGGGCAGAGCATCGACGGCCTGATCGCCCGCGTCCGCGATACACAGGGCCGGCAGGCGGCGTGA
- a CDS encoding hydroxypyruvate isomerase family protein produces MARFAANLTLLFNELPILDRFAAARRAGFQGVEILFPYDLAAGELRQAARKSGMDVVLINCPPPNWAGGPRGFAAVPSLQDRFRRDFERALRVAEALSARHIHIMSGKGEGPAARDCMIANLKWATARAPHASLTIEPINQHDMPGYFMCDYDLAAEVLDAVDAPNLGLQFDAYHAHMITGDVLGTWQAHGHRVHHIQIAGAPGRHEPREGDIDFAAFFHAVDNSGYQGWVSAEYSPRTTTEAGLRWMAADIAAE; encoded by the coding sequence ATGGCAAGGTTCGCCGCAAACCTGACGCTGCTGTTCAATGAACTGCCCATCCTGGATCGTTTTGCCGCCGCGCGGCGGGCCGGATTTCAGGGCGTCGAGATCCTCTTCCCCTATGACCTCGCAGCCGGAGAGCTGCGTCAGGCCGCCCGCAAATCCGGCATGGACGTGGTGCTGATCAACTGCCCGCCGCCCAACTGGGCCGGCGGTCCGCGCGGATTCGCCGCCGTGCCCAGCCTGCAGGACCGCTTTCGCCGCGACTTTGAGCGCGCCCTGCGCGTGGCCGAGGCGCTGTCGGCGCGCCATATCCACATCATGTCCGGCAAGGGCGAAGGCCCTGCCGCGCGTGACTGCATGATCGCCAACCTGAAATGGGCGACCGCCCGCGCGCCCCATGCCAGCCTGACCATCGAGCCGATCAACCAGCACGACATGCCCGGCTATTTCATGTGCGACTACGATCTGGCCGCAGAGGTGCTGGATGCGGTCGACGCGCCGAATCTGGGGCTGCAATTCGACGCCTATCACGCCCATATGATCACCGGCGACGTGCTGGGGACATGGCAGGCGCATGGCCACCGCGTCCACCACATCCAGATCGCCGGCGCCCCCGGACGCCATGAGCCGCGCGAGGGCGATATCGACTTTGCCGCCTTCTTCCACGCCGTCGACAACTCGGGCTATCAGGGCTGGGTGTCGGCGGAATACAGCCCGCGCACCACGACCGAGGCCGGGCTGCGCTGGATGGCCGCCGACATCGCCGCCGAATAG
- the lpxB gene encoding lipid-A-disaccharide synthase has translation MKLFLIAGEVSGDRLGGALMGGLSALSPGLGFDGIGGPDMAAQGLVSRFPMEELSLMGIAEILPRYRHLKRRIRETAEVVAQTAPDALLTIDSPDFCLRVARQAHEMGFTGPVIHYVAPSVWAWRPGRAARMARFVDHVLALLPFEPPLMQAAGMSCDFVGHPVVAEKRASAAEGLAFRAAHHIAEDAPLVLCLPGSRRSEVARLAPRFDEALIRLRDRIPETRVVIPTVPGVSRMVRDMTRRWPTAPIVVEAPADKRAAFQAATIALAASGTVSLELAANRLPMVIAYDMAPLSRWLIGMLLKTDTVTLVNLVSDSRAIPEFLGRDCRAGPIADALLDLLESPERRAAQIDAMVLTMERLGEGGPPPGLRAAKSVLDFIAKSRGA, from the coding sequence ATGAAGCTGTTTCTGATCGCGGGCGAGGTGTCGGGCGACAGACTGGGCGGGGCGCTGATGGGGGGGTTGTCGGCGCTGTCGCCGGGTCTCGGCTTTGACGGGATCGGCGGGCCGGACATGGCCGCGCAGGGGCTGGTCAGCCGTTTCCCGATGGAGGAATTGTCGCTGATGGGGATCGCCGAGATCCTGCCCAGATACCGCCATCTCAAGCGCCGCATCCGAGAAACCGCCGAAGTGGTGGCGCAGACCGCGCCCGATGCGTTGCTGACCATCGACAGCCCCGATTTCTGCCTGCGCGTCGCGCGTCAGGCCCATGAGATGGGGTTCACGGGGCCGGTGATTCACTATGTCGCGCCCTCAGTCTGGGCCTGGCGCCCCGGCCGCGCCGCGCGGATGGCGAGGTTCGTCGATCATGTGCTGGCCCTGCTGCCCTTCGAGCCGCCGCTGATGCAGGCCGCGGGAATGAGCTGCGATTTCGTCGGCCACCCGGTCGTGGCCGAGAAACGCGCCTCGGCGGCCGAGGGGCTGGCCTTTCGCGCCGCCCATCACATCGCCGAGGACGCGCCGCTGGTGCTGTGCCTGCCCGGCTCGCGCCGCAGCGAGGTCGCCCGCCTCGCCCCGCGCTTCGACGAGGCGCTGATCCGCCTGCGCGACCGCATTCCCGAAACCCGCGTGGTCATACCCACCGTGCCCGGCGTCTCGCGCATGGTGCGCGACATGACACGCCGCTGGCCCACCGCCCCCATCGTGGTCGAGGCCCCCGCCGACAAGCGCGCCGCGTTTCAGGCGGCGACCATTGCGCTGGCGGCGTCGGGGACGGTCAGCCTTGAACTCGCCGCCAACCGCCTGCCGATGGTGATCGCCTATGACATGGCGCCGCTGTCGCGCTGGCTGATCGGGATGCTGTTGAAGACCGATACGGTGACGCTGGTCAATCTGGTCAGCGACAGCCGCGCGATTCCCGAATTCCTCGGCCGCGACTGTCGCGCCGGTCCCATCGCCGACGCGCTGCTGGACCTGCTGGAAAGCCCGGAACGTCGTGCCGCCCAGATCGACGCCATGGTGCTGACCATGGAACGTCTGGGCGAGGGCGGCCCACCGCCCGGCCTGCGGGCGGCGAAGTCGGTGCTGGATTTCATCGCCAAAAGCCGCGGGGCGTGA
- the mnmA gene encoding tRNA 2-thiouridine(34) synthase MnmA, whose translation MTAHPPVAGVNSLGFDKPPAQTRVVVAMSGGVDSSVVAAKLAQEGYDVIGVTLQLYDHGAALAKKGACCAGQDIHDARRVAERIGFPHYVLDYENKFRESVIDEFADAYLAGATPVPCIRCNERVKFRDLLETARDLDADCMATGHYIQRRMGPEGAELHMAADATRDQSYFLFSTTQEQLDFLRFPLGHLASKDETRALASRYGLSVADKPDSQDICFVPNGNYAAVIEKLRPGAADPGEIVDVDGNVLGQHQGVIHYTIGQRRGLGIGGLGDPLYVVRLDPVARQVIVGPREALSTRIVPVAEVNWIGPGAFQDGPREIMVRIRSTRPPRAAILRPAGPHSAEVELLDPEEGVSSGQACVFYETGGTRVLGGGWIQARR comes from the coding sequence ATGACCGCACATCCACCCGTCGCAGGGGTGAACTCTCTTGGCTTCGACAAGCCGCCAGCGCAAACCCGCGTCGTCGTGGCCATGTCGGGCGGCGTCGACAGCTCGGTCGTGGCGGCCAAGCTGGCGCAGGAAGGCTATGACGTCATCGGCGTGACGCTGCAACTTTACGATCACGGCGCGGCGCTGGCGAAAAAAGGCGCCTGCTGTGCCGGGCAGGACATCCACGACGCGCGCCGGGTCGCCGAGCGGATCGGTTTCCCGCATTATGTGCTTGATTATGAAAACAAGTTCCGCGAGTCGGTGATCGACGAGTTCGCCGATGCCTATCTGGCCGGCGCGACCCCCGTGCCCTGCATCCGCTGCAATGAGCGGGTGAAGTTCCGCGATCTGCTGGAAACCGCGCGCGATCTGGACGCCGATTGCATGGCGACCGGCCATTATATCCAGCGCCGCATGGGGCCCGAGGGCGCCGAGCTGCACATGGCCGCCGACGCGACCCGCGACCAAAGCTATTTCCTGTTCTCGACCACGCAAGAGCAGCTAGATTTCCTGCGCTTTCCGCTGGGCCATCTGGCCAGCAAGGACGAGACGCGGGCGCTGGCCTCTCGCTATGGTCTGTCGGTCGCGGACAAGCCGGACAGTCAGGATATCTGCTTTGTGCCGAACGGGAACTATGCCGCGGTGATCGAAAAGCTGCGTCCCGGCGCGGCCGATCCGGGCGAGATCGTGGACGTGGACGGCAATGTGCTGGGCCAGCATCAAGGCGTGATCCACTATACCATCGGGCAGCGGCGCGGTCTGGGGATCGGCGGTCTGGGCGATCCGCTTTATGTCGTGCGGCTCGACCCGGTCGCGCGGCAGGTTATTGTCGGCCCGCGCGAGGCGCTGTCGACGCGGATCGTGCCGGTGGCCGAGGTCAACTGGATCGGCCCCGGCGCGTTTCAGGACGGCCCGCGCGAGATCATGGTCCGCATCCGCTCGACCCGCCCGCCGCGCGCCGCGATCCTGCGCCCGGCCGGTCCCCATAGCGCCGAGGTCGAGTTGCTCGACCCCGAAGAGGGCGTCAGCTCCGGCCAGGCCTGTGTCTTCTATGAGACCGGCGGGACGCGGGTGCTGGGGGGCGGCTGGATCCAGGCGCGGCGCTAA